A region from the Kineothrix sp. IPX-CK genome encodes:
- the hxlA gene encoding 3-hexulose-6-phosphate synthase: protein MKLQLALDIFNLDEALGLAEKLKEYVDIIEIGTPFVLEYGLEAVRQFRAKFPDKRILADTKIMDAGELESAAAFKAGADYVTVLAVTDIATINACVETANKYGKEIVADMICVEHIPEKIEQLEAIGVHGIAVHTGVDQQKRGRTPMDDLKVMKTYSKSAEISVAGGISLETVPAYAALNPDVLIVGGGITNATDPVQEAKLIYEKISL, encoded by the coding sequence ATGAAATTGCAATTGGCATTAGATATTTTCAACTTAGATGAGGCTCTCGGTCTTGCAGAAAAATTGAAAGAATATGTAGATATCATTGAAATTGGTACACCGTTTGTTCTTGAATACGGGCTGGAAGCAGTAAGGCAATTCCGCGCGAAATTTCCAGATAAGAGAATCCTTGCAGATACCAAGATAATGGATGCAGGAGAATTAGAATCAGCTGCGGCATTTAAAGCCGGAGCCGATTATGTCACTGTTCTGGCGGTTACAGATATTGCAACGATAAATGCCTGTGTTGAAACAGCAAATAAATATGGAAAAGAAATTGTAGCCGATATGATTTGCGTAGAACATATCCCGGAGAAGATCGAGCAATTAGAAGCGATTGGTGTACATGGAATCGCGGTACATACTGGTGTGGATCAGCAAAAAAGGGGAAGAACACCGATGGATGATTTAAAAGTCATGAAGACATACAGTAAAAGTGCTGAAATATCTGTCGCAGGAGGAATTTCACTAGAGACTGTTCCGGCGTACGCAGCCTTAAATCCTGATGTATTGATAGTGGGTGGAGGAATCACTAATGCTACAGATCCTGTACAGGAAGCAAAGTTAATTTACGAAAAAATATCTCTGTGA
- a CDS encoding GntR family transcriptional regulator, translated as MELNKNIQQPLYQQLMVKIRDKIRSGEYKPGDKIPTEKDLSISYDVSRITVRRTIEELCNQGYLSKYQGKGTFVEAPKIYRKIEQNNNMSFTETCVANGRKPSSHILLCEITDMLPGQNEFFQMDESNRIYHIQRILSADDLPLIFEDVYIPQYRIPNFDVSRLENASLFQLLNQEYHIPKSTKGRSIIEIATATFEKATNLRIAVGEPVMLLESYIYDHDDKPLYISKENIVGSRYRLSI; from the coding sequence ATGGAGCTTAATAAAAATATACAGCAGCCATTATATCAACAATTAATGGTAAAAATAAGAGATAAGATTCGTAGCGGAGAATACAAACCGGGTGACAAGATTCCAACGGAAAAGGATTTGTCAATCAGTTACGATGTTAGTAGGATTACGGTCCGCAGGACGATAGAAGAATTATGCAATCAAGGATACTTGTCAAAATATCAGGGGAAAGGAACCTTTGTAGAAGCCCCAAAGATTTATCGTAAGATAGAGCAGAATAATAATATGAGTTTTACGGAAACCTGTGTTGCCAATGGCAGAAAACCATCATCACATATTTTATTGTGTGAAATTACAGATATGCTTCCTGGACAAAATGAATTTTTTCAAATGGATGAAAGTAATAGAATATATCATATACAAAGAATACTTTCAGCGGATGATTTGCCGCTTATTTTTGAAGATGTGTATATACCTCAATATAGAATTCCGAATTTTGACGTATCTCGTCTTGAGAATGCATCTTTGTTTCAATTGCTTAATCAGGAATATCATATTCCCAAATCTACAAAGGGGAGAAGTATAATAGAGATTGCTACCGCAACTTTTGAAAAAGCAACAAATCTGCGAATTGCAGTGGGTGAGCCTGTTATGCTTTTAGAAAGTTATATCTATGATCATGATGATAAACCATTATATATAAGTAAAGAAAATATTGTTGGGAGTAGATATCGACTTTCAATTTAA
- a CDS encoding amidohydrolase: protein MNMKIDLIITSNNIFSGLDEECFEGYICVAGNRISKIGRGMPDESIYNRAKKVIALNDEMIMPGIVDTHTFFSGYAIFHLGVDASDISTGDQLNCALAAYINEKNPIGAVFGHGWNPERLDQEAGETLLEEKYGEKPVIIFASDRGSCIMNGKAKEIYGFTSETCYPESYHRIMKEYLNDREFIESEFADYMSMMNQKGVTTVKEMGFDDFYGFTDYLKELERKDKFTLRTFFMSQPVGVPMNLKYAKRMRKMFTGEKIRFSGFNRMTDGTIASYKGELKEPYENESFSCNLEIPWSEIEDDVLAADREGFRWTLHAQGDGAVGHIADIYEKCQMEDGKLKNKHGLTDMEFTHPNDLKRLGKIGAVGEIYFQIMSLDPANVLLENMNKTIGKERGRRYWNRRNMQDAGITLCGATDLPLMITDVPEGIFYSSGGYMDGRDEPFQKENTISIPEQLKAWTIGGQKSLGMDDALGTIEEGKIADFAVFDRNLLQADIKTVRNAKVVMTIMDGKVVFEKI from the coding sequence ATGAACATGAAAATAGACTTAATTATTACGTCAAACAATATTTTTAGCGGACTGGATGAAGAATGTTTTGAAGGTTATATATGTGTTGCAGGAAATCGCATTTCGAAAATCGGAAGAGGAATGCCTGATGAAAGCATTTACAATCGAGCGAAAAAAGTTATTGCATTGAACGATGAAATGATTATGCCGGGAATTGTTGACACCCATACTTTTTTTTCCGGCTATGCAATTTTTCACTTGGGAGTGGATGCTTCGGATATAAGTACAGGCGATCAACTCAATTGCGCACTCGCCGCATATATAAATGAAAAAAATCCGATAGGGGCTGTTTTTGGTCATGGATGGAATCCGGAACGATTGGATCAAGAGGCAGGTGAAACATTGTTGGAGGAAAAATATGGTGAAAAACCAGTCATTATTTTTGCATCCGATCGTGGAAGCTGCATCATGAACGGGAAAGCAAAAGAAATTTATGGTTTCACCTCGGAAACATGTTATCCGGAAAGCTACCATCGCATTATGAAAGAATACTTAAATGACCGTGAGTTTATAGAAAGCGAATTTGCGGATTATATGAGTATGATGAATCAAAAAGGCGTTACAACCGTGAAAGAGATGGGATTTGATGATTTCTACGGGTTTACCGATTATCTGAAAGAATTGGAAAGAAAAGACAAATTTACGTTACGAACATTTTTTATGTCTCAGCCGGTGGGTGTACCTATGAACCTCAAATACGCAAAAAGGATGAGAAAGATGTTTACCGGTGAAAAAATAAGATTTAGTGGTTTTAACCGTATGACGGATGGAACAATAGCATCTTATAAGGGAGAACTAAAGGAACCCTATGAAAACGAAAGCTTTTCTTGCAATTTGGAAATTCCATGGAGTGAAATCGAAGATGATGTACTGGCCGCGGACCGGGAAGGCTTTCGGTGGACACTACATGCGCAAGGCGATGGAGCGGTTGGGCATATTGCGGATATCTATGAAAAATGTCAAATGGAAGACGGCAAGCTGAAAAACAAACATGGATTGACCGATATGGAATTTACACATCCGAATGATCTGAAGAGACTGGGCAAGATAGGCGCAGTAGGAGAAATTTATTTCCAAATCATGTCACTGGACCCCGCAAATGTCTTATTAGAAAATATGAACAAGACAATTGGCAAGGAACGGGGAAGAAGATACTGGAACCGCAGGAACATGCAGGATGCCGGTATTACCTTATGCGGTGCTACCGATTTGCCATTGATGATTACGGATGTTCCGGAAGGAATTTTCTACTCTTCCGGAGGATATATGGATGGAAGAGATGAACCATTCCAAAAAGAGAATACGATATCTATTCCGGAACAATTAAAGGCATGGACGATAGGGGGACAGAAAAGCCTTGGAATGGATGATGCATTAGGTACAATCGAAGAAGGTAAAATAGCTGATTTCGCTGTTTTTGATAGAAATCTTTTACAAGCAGATATTAAAACAGTAAGAAATGCAAAAGTAGTTATGACCATTATGGACGGAAAAGTAGTTTTTGAAAAAATATAG